The genomic DNA AGATAGATAGTTATGTAGCACTGCGTCTATGTCCTTACGTAGGCCGATATTCCTTTGTTCTATAGTGGGTTAATTTATGTCTCAAAAGCAGGAATGCATGTTTGTAAACCGATCACCCAAATACTTGACTGGATGAAGTAGGTACGAATTCGTTATTGGGTGTATTATTAGTCTTAGGAGAAGGTAGGTAGgagtaaaataagtaaaatatacctGTAACCCGGGTACTCTATCACAGGAGCATTTAGATGAATGAAACGACGTATGGTTGGTATGTGGAGTTCGATTTATTTGCCAGGAAATTTTAAAACCCGCATTTATTACATTAGTCGTCAATGTCAAATCGGCTACATGTCATATCTGTCACATCATGGCTGGTGGCGCTGGCCTAGCCTGGCTGGAAGTTCACCGTTTTGTGAATAGATTTATGTGTGAATTTTTTTGAgatttcgatttattttaagttctCAGGAATGCAGATCTTGTATTTTcataaacttataattttaaaatagatgaTAAGCACTCGTAACTAATTAgaaattgtaaatttgctGTGAATCTAGTAAAGTGGTTCAATTTTAGTATTGATCAAACGCATCATCCCAACCCAAATAGGTCACGTAAGTAACCTCGATAAATTGCCGACTTCGTGCTTGCAACATGGTTTTATGTCTTCTCTTACGTTCGGAAACGACGTTGATTGCTTATCGATATCGTTAAACATtatattgcaaattttatttcatattttcgaATGGAATTTGAGAAAGTTAGACCATGATGTAAGTGAAATTTACGAGTTATCTTTCCAGACTCAGCATTGGACTGACCGTGCAACACTTCAGACGTATCCTCTCGTGTGTTACAGCAGTTTCGTTAAAGACTAGACTCTGTATTACTATTGTCAGAGTTTCTAGCCTTTGGCAACTCTGCGCTTTCCTCGCGGGTATATTGTGCTTCTAAAATGCGGTGACTCGCCTAACGAAAGTCTACAGCGAGCGATGGATAAAATCCAACTGTTGTAAAGCATTGGAATTTTAGTGCTATCGCTATTTGTGGACGATCTTTCTCCGGCTTTTGGGTTTAGTTTGTGGTGAGCCTGCAAGGTAAACACCATACTATTCAGGACTGAATTAAGTttcatattcaatttaaatgtagTAGGTATATGCAGAAGTTTATGAGTTCTGTTGATTGCATACACTTTCTCTGTAAATAGTctgtattttaagtattttttgttgcatTTAACTTGTGCTTAAATCAAATTTGtgcatttacttattttatttcttatgaaATACTTACATAGTGCTTTTAGATTGTATTCTGTgttctaataaaattcataatattcaCCAAATTCAATCATTTTTATGTATCATCATATTTTCCATCAGATTCTAATTTTACAGAACAGTTGTTGTTAATCAGTGAAAATACAGtattagtaaatttaaaaaaaaggtacttacattgaaataaatttaacatatttataaaaaaaaatctatatcacattgacttataaatttatgaaaatgtttatcaaGCTGGGAGCTGctataatagtaaaaaaccTTGGATCGAGAATAAATTCAATCAAGCTATAATTCAACatttaatatgtatgaaatGGTCTGTTCACATTTCCCATTTTGTTTGAACTGTCATTGTCAATAAGATAGAATAGAATTATTATCTTCAAAAATGCATTAGTAGATAATCTTAtgatacttaaaataataaatatttattttgagccATGCAGTACcatacaaacacattttcatttacttaattgaaaaataattttgataggAATGGGATTTTTGATTTGTATTTCTAGTTTAGTATtgaatgtgaaaaataatttaatcatacAAGTAGAGCTACCTTAGGTTTCAGTTTTCTCAgttcaaaataatttggtaATTTATCAAAGAGTCCCGAGCATGTTaaaccaataaatatttttaggtagtTAGTTCAAAATGAGTGAAGCTGTAGAACCACCGACAAAGAAGCAGTGTGTAGAAAGAGATACAGATGTGGATTTCTCTAAGGACATGACAGACACAGAGTTTTCGGTGAGCGAGAACAAATACACCAACTATGTCAGCCGGGATGAGCTGGAACGGCTACGGGAGTTCCAGGTGCTCGACGAGGTCCGCTCCAACGATGAGGACAGCAATGACGAAGACTCCGACAGTTCTGATGGTAATGCAATCTGTTATTATAATtggaatttttgttttcaaggataaggataaaaaacatattaagtaTACAAAAGAATCCATCATCAGTTATTCCACAAGAAACTTAGTATACaagtttctatattatatctatttaaataataagttaatagTTTTCTAGGGGAGAATACACATATTTACCACaaagtaaaaacaatttcCGTCGAAACTGCCAGTGAAACTAACGAAATTaagttgtgcaataaattttaaataaataactaattacaGGCAAGTCAGAAGGCCTCCCCGAGGAAGAGATAGAGAAGATGTTGGAGGAAGACCTGCCTGAGAACTTCAAGGGAGCGCCCAAGCCCAAGGAGAAGCCCTATGTGACTAGACAAAAGATCGTTCTTGAAGGTAATGTTAAAGTTCTTTATTTACAGggaattagtaaaaaaaaacgtgaatTTAGAGAGACTCCTTAACCTTTTCTATCCTGTGCCATCGGGATGCCGAATGTTCCACATTCCGTGTTTCGTTTCCATTATGTACCCTAGTAATCTATAACCAAGCAGTAGCTTAGTTATCGATTTACTCCACCTTCCATCTTTCCGTCTAGTTCTATCTATCAAATGCAATTGcgattattaaagaaattataatagaaGATATTTTTCCTATTTGTCTGTCACAGAAAAGGGTATAAACCACTTCGAAGTCCTCCCGCTCGACTGGATGATGGTGCGCCACTACAGCGGCATGCCGGTGTACATGCACCGCAGCACCCGCGTCTGCACGCTCGCGAAGCCCTACAGCTTGGGCAAGGGCAACACCAGGGTAGGGCACTCACCAGTACACTCCTGCCACGTTACAGATGATATACACTGGAGGATGGTGCGCACTACACGCCAAGCCGCCAGGACATATCCTGGGTATGTCAAGGCGGATCGAGTAACAATATTGTAGACTGAGAGGTGCCTCCAGGATCACTGTCTTTTTTCTCCCTCACCCTCGTTTGTCTCCAGTTTATTCTCGGCTCTGATGTCTAAAGCCCAAAACTCCAGTTGTTCGCGACGTAAATAcacgtgtactaaatttcatctaaatcgaTTTGTtgccttcaccggaagcaactGTCAATGTTAAGTCACATTGGATTAATAAGggaagataaatatttactaaagttGTTATTTTTGCAGAGACATGACATACCAATCAGTGCGATCCCCTGTTTAGCCTACAGAAAAGCATTAGAAGAAGAGGCGAAGCAAAAAGAAATAGACAAGAAAATAGAGGAGCAAATAAAAAACGGCACATGGGTGAATAACATTAAGAACAATGAGAAAGCCAAAAAGAATACAGAAAAAGAAGTAAGCAATAACGAAAACAATGATAGTCCGGTGAATGCAAAAAGGAAAGAAAATGCGAAGTGTCCTTTTAGTCATAAACATAAAGCAGCTTTGAAAGACGATGAAAGTTTGGGTGAAAATCAAAGTAAAAATGTAGACGAGACACACAATTGTGACAGTGAAATACAAGAAGTTCCCGCTGATGCAGAAATGAATGGagatgaagaaaaagaagggGTAAAAGAAGTCACCGAGAATGAAGAAGAGATACCGTTGAACAGACAACCGGTGGTTCTGCCTGGTGGGATTGTGATGCCTCCTCCAAGAGTGGAAACTGTCAACACTAGTTGGAAGACGCAGCATTTGTCTCATGAGCTGGTGAATGATTATTGCAAGAAGCTGTTCAAATTTAAAACCGTTAATATTATGCATTTCAAGTAAGTAATATGATTAATGAAAATctacttttattaatgttatttatcacTTTCCAGCCAAAACTATATCAACacctaaaattatatcaatacagttattttgtaaaagaacCAACAAACACTTTTACATTATGACTGGTGTCGGAtcttattcaagtcgcctaaaggcgtTATGACTTACGAAGTGGCGAGTAGTTAGCGCGCAGGTTTCTTCTTGATGTTTTCGTTTACCGgcagcaagtggtgatctatgaaaactacttgagtcaaattggtaaacaaactCACGTGTAATGAATATGATTcaatatcctactaatacatgcatgaaagtttgtgaagatgtatgtatgtttgttatcaatccgtccagtagttttaaaatctactggacggattgtacaaatttggtacacggatggAATATAACCTCatcacataaggtactttttatcccgagagtcccacgggagcgaagccccggagcgcagcaAGTCATTCATATATTCGCTCACTTATAGCTATTGTTTTAAGGCGTTGGGCAGACCGGCGTAAGTACACGAAGGCCCGCAAGGCGCTGCAGTTCCCCGCGCTGCCCGAGGGCACCAAACTCATCACCATCCCGGCACAGCCCGCCAACGGACAGGAAAATGGTAACTGCTTGCTGTGAACACtgtatttgttatgtattcatcatatattcatttattcataatatatgttttttttttgacacatggataaaagtatctgatttgacttgatAGCAACTACCCATTAAGTTGTCGCCTTTTTATTGCGATTTGAATTcctaaaaaattaatacctcAGCACGATATCAAAAACATTGTGCATACCCGCAGGTAAAGCGACGAAGCGCGACTGCGTGATGAACATGAACGGTCGTAGCTACTTGTCCGTGTTCCACGAGTACGTGCGCCGCGCGCTGCAGAAACAACCCGTGTACGAGTTCAAGCAGCTCGGTGAGTTTGTGGTGGAATTGATAGTATAAGTCGTATTAAgcaattgttaaaaatttaaggcTCTTCGTATCGTTGTGTACACATGGCGACCCTGCCAGCAATTCAACTGGCTGGTTTGTTGGCTTTTGATGAAAAAGAACGAGCGCAATTACTCTGCAATaggaaagaaaatttattactaaatatattctaataaaCTGAAAGAAacgcataaaaattaccctCACTCATAGATGGGTCTGCGCCCGAATGTTTGGACAGAAATTGGATAAATAACAGACGTAAATCCATCTACTTTAGctgtaatgaaaaataaaccgtTCTTAGGGTCAGTTTAAcaactttctaataaaatatcggCAAGCGGTGTAACAGGCCCTTATTCTGCTTCAACAGAAAACGCGTCGACGCCGTATCAAGCGACGGTATACATCGGGGGCATGCAGTACGGGGTGGGGCAGGGCTCCAGCAAGCGCCAGGCCAAGTCGGCCGCCGCCCGCGCCTCCATACACATACTCATACCCGAGATGAGGAACGAATTGGACGCTGATGCCCCGCCGAAAGACCTCAAAGCGGCTGAACAAGCGTCTGATCCGGACTTCTCTGTGAGTCTTCTTACACGTTGTGTTATCCTGGTATTTTATGTGTGTCTTTGCTATATAGTGTCAGGGGTTGATTGGAGCCCTGGGGCTCCAGCAAGTGGCAGGCCAAATCCGCCGCTGGCCGGGACTCCATACACATACTCATACTTGAGATGAAGAGTGAATTGGATGCTGATGCCCCTTCGAAATATCTCATAGAAGCTGAACAAGCGTCCGATCCAGAATCCTCATGTCTTTTTATACGTTATGTTATCCTGGTGCTTCGTTTGGATGCTGATGTAATTCCAGAATACCAATACGGGTGAACAAGCGTCTGATTCGGATTTCCCGGTAAGTCTCTTTGGTATTTTTGTGGTCCTGgtactttattattacttacaatCCATTACATATGAGGTCGTCCAAACCAAAGTGGACCTTAGGGCGGctagcacttaggtctttattgccgttgttcgaatacaaaacaaggtcctagccgccataaggtccatTTTAAattggacgaccacatataATAGTGATTGTTATGTATTGTTGTCCCCAGTTCTTCGACTGCGTGGGCATAGAGGACCCGCGCATCACGGAGTTCTGCGCAGCGACGTGTGAGCCCTCGCCGCACGCCATCCTCCGCACGTGTCTGCTCAGGAACTTCGGCGCCGGCGACCGACACATACACACCGAGGTCGCTCTTTCTCCTCTCTTCTCTCATCTCCTCTCATCTCACGTTGTTTACAAACGATAAAGTACACTGGAAAGTATATCCTCGACCAAATCGTTTTTCAACGactgatatttaaaaataatcttcacCAAACCATTTTATAActgttgatatttaaaaatacagccTAAAATCCGATCTCCTACTTATTTCCTTCACTTCGCCCGGTGTTCGGCATCCTTAATTGTCGAACACGTGGCACGTATGATAATGACACGCCTTTTTCCTTATGACAACTACTTAACTTTGAAAAGTTTCGTATGTCTTTCGTGACGTTAGAACACAAAATCTTTCCATCTAGTCCATTGGATTACGAATATTTcgaataagtataaaatatttccaaattgtctttatttaatgtaccttttatTTTGTGACAGATGAAGAAGCTCGAGTTCCAGAACATCGAGCTGACGATGAAAGTGGGGAAGCATACGGCCACTGTGGTGTGCAAGAACAAGAAGACTGCCAAACAACGCGCTTCGCAGGCCATACTGCAGGTAACTTCGTTTGTAATGCAGTAGCCTCTTTATATATCATGGTGTCCTGGTACTTGAACAGTCCTTAATTGAAACAAAGAGTGATTGATATGTTTCTCTAAGCTTATTCTCATCATTTTATAGGTCTGGTACTTTGATGccatcattaatatttttgtatcgaCATTTTGATGAACCTAAGATGTCATAGTTTCTGTTCCCAGTTTGCTCATATTAtctctttatatattatgcaatCCTGGTACTTAAAAAGCGTAATTTCATCcgggataaaaaatttaaacaaaattgtagGCTCTCCACCCGCACGTGCGCTCCTGGGGCTCCTTGCTCCGCCTTTACGGCTCCCGCTCTGTAAAGAGCTGCAAAGAGAAGAAGCTGGAAGAGCAGCAGATCACTCTTTTACAAGACAAGGCCCGTCACAACGAACCCAACTATGCAGTTTTGGAGAAACTACGACACGAGATGAGGAAGCTTCGGGAGAGGGACGAAGCGGTGGTGCCTATAGGGACTCTAGTGGTCAAAGATGATCTCCCAACACACTCGGGGTCGAATCTCAACAACGTGGAGCTGTGACAAAAGGCGTTAGGTTGCGAGTGAATGTTGTACGTATGGCTGCTACAGTTCACTGGCGATATAACTACCAAGTTTTGATGTTATCATGTGTTATTagattctttttatttagaagCATGGTCTTATTAGTGATGTATATACTTTAACACTTCCCGTAAATAGtcataatgtaaaaatgtaatgtgatTGGGATGAACGAACGATATTTTCCACATTAGTAAGTCTTTTGAATATCCTTGTGTATGTTATGGACCGAGTAACAAATAGGGATATTTTCTCAATGCCCACAAATTACATcaggaaagaaaaaaagaattaacaacttattaatttattgtctcgaaattatgtataaatgttATTGGTAGTTTTGTATCGGTTCTTGTTAGCTCGTCGCTTTGCTCCTCAACCTACCTGACTTCACTACTACTTTTACGATTACTAAAAATGATTCAACCGATTTTCAAATCTGGTTTTGTAACGGCCCACAGGCTGAGCGCCTCTATAAGCCGACTTTgactcataaatattataacaatacccggataattatattatagttattatctCATTATGGACATACAGTCTCCCTATAAAGAGTAGAGAAATTAAACgaacttatatttttgtgtatttttttgttgcaatACCAAATGTAATGGTCAAGACTGGCTGAACACTCACAAGAACAAGATAGCGAccacaattattttctattatttattagattgtAACTAAAACTACGTgggtatttttaaaagtgccCTATTAAGTACTTGGTCCATGACGTACATATTGGACCGTAGTATtctcataattattaataaaaaaaactgctttgataaaaaaaaaacttagcttgtaagtacatacttaGGTCTTCAATAAGTGATAAAACTTGCATCAATTAGGATATAAGTAATTTGATCTATATTTACTAAGTTAATAGTGATATTTGTTCGGCTACCTGTGGCATAGAACAATGAGTCCCGTGGCGATTTGTggaactataaataatatatcggCCATGTTGTTGTTATCAGCGACTGTGGCGTCACCTATGCGGGAAGTTTTTCTTGTCATGGACTTTAAGTTGCGCACGGTTTCGACTAGATGTCGCCTTTGTACGTGAAAATAGTATTCAGAATTTGTATATACAATGAACATAGATGTTACTTAAAACCTAATTAACTAAATACTACTAAACAGaacaaataactttttgaCGTAAAGTACATATATggctatctctttcatctgttGCCCAATCGTTCCATCTTGCGCGGGGAAATGTATATTGCGATCAAACCACAGCGATTTGTCTTCTTGAAATCTTTCATCAAAAGGTTCTTAGGAGTGCGGGCTGCAGTATGATCTTCATGATGGAAACTgacaaaattcaatttgaaatatattttttcccatCATCTGTCTTgtcaacagcagcgacgccgGCACCgcttcaataaaatgttttaaaaatagaacgtTATATTCAAAGCGGATCAAGTTAAAGCCGTGTGCACTGTAGGCCAACGAATGTATTTCTATCTCTTTTTAACTCTATAACAATATGCTAtaactaattttgtttatctatgtctagattattatctatttatctatgatctgtgaattatgtaaattatgagCTTTATGTAGAGTACGAAAATGCGTTAAGTTGAattatttcatagaaaatataaagcagtaatatattttatatatgtgaaaatatgtatgttttgtagCGTCTTAACACGAAGTCCGTTTAagatattagtaaaattacgCTCCGGCAATATGACCTTCATTGAAATGTGAGCTTTACATCGTCCTTTTAagacataatttacattaacaaGATGCTCTCATCTTGTTAATGTATAAGCGGCTTGTTAGCTGTCAACTCTTTGACAGCTAACAAGCCGCTTATatgttgtcaatgtaaagtatgtctaAAAGAGACGAattaaagctcacttttcaatgaacgtcaTCTTGCCGTATAGGAGTGGAGCGGTAGAAGTGTGCTATGACCTTTAGTCCTCATAGTACATACGCGTGTACGAAGCTGTCTAGTCTAGAGTGTAATTTGCACTAAGAATCCAGTCTCATTGCTCTCCGTCATCCTCCGTTGCTTAACGTCGACGACTGACGAATGACAACGCACGTCAATGTGAAAACATATGTGAAACTATAAAGCGACAATGCTCTGCGTCGACGCAACGGAGCGTAATGGAGCAATGGGCCTGGGCCCTAAAAGGCCATCTTTAAATTACGTCACACGAATTGTATTACTTTTTCACTCCTCACAGCTGGTCATATTTGTGAGACTCAGAGTGTGACATCACATATTTTcaactagtttttattttatttaaaatgtgacGTCACGAACTTTAAGACCCATCCTAGCTTCTTATCAATGTTACTCTTGATTCTCTCCCTCTTTAAGTGTGGCATAATTTGTGGATGATACTTAATAATATCccttaagttattttatataaaatatagaatttctCTAAACAAcgttcataaataaatacaatgattgattgattgattgattgattgattgattgattgattgattgattgattgattgattgattgattgattgattgattgattgatacaAAACGGCGAAAAAAGCTGTATTAAATTGTAACATGTGATAGAAGTAACTTGAAACCACATTATTAGATATcttgaaacttaaatttaacatagctaaattattaatttctaaagAGAGTTTAGGTATAATATGTTATAGCGATAATAAGCAAGGGACCTTTAAGCTATGGAATGCTAACATcttatcaaacaaaaattcgGTGCTTAATCAATGttggtataattttataaatgcgaactTTAATAATACGTCTTGTAATCAATTCACTC from Plodia interpunctella isolate USDA-ARS_2022_Savannah chromosome 21, ilPloInte3.2, whole genome shotgun sequence includes the following:
- the pasha gene encoding microprocessor complex subunit DGCR8, coding for MSEAVEPPTKKQCVERDTDVDFSKDMTDTEFSVSENKYTNYVSRDELERLREFQVLDEVRSNDEDSNDEDSDSSDGKSEGLPEEEIEKMLEEDLPENFKGAPKPKEKPYVTRQKIVLEEKGINHFEVLPLDWMMVRHYSGMPVYMHRSTRVCTLAKPYSLGKGNTRRHDIPISAIPCLAYRKALEEEAKQKEIDKKIEEQIKNGTWVNNIKNNEKAKKNTEKEVSNNENNDSPVNAKRKENAKCPFSHKHKAALKDDESLGENQSKNVDETHNCDSEIQEVPADAEMNGDEEKEGVKEVTENEEEIPLNRQPVVLPGGIVMPPPRVETVNTSWKTQHLSHELVNDYCKKLFKFKTVNIMHFKRWADRRKYTKARKALQFPALPEGTKLITIPAQPANGQENGKATKRDCVMNMNGRSYLSVFHEYVRRALQKQPVYEFKQLENASTPYQATVYIGGMQYGVGQGSSKRQAKSAAARASIHILIPEMRNELDADAPPKDLKAAEQASDPDFSFFDCVGIEDPRITEFCAATCEPSPHAILRTCLLRNFGAGDRHIHTEMKKLEFQNIELTMKVGKHTATVVCKNKKTAKQRASQAILQALHPHVRSWGSLLRLYGSRSVKSCKEKKLEEQQITLLQDKARHNEPNYAVLEKLRHEMRKLRERDEAVVPIGTLVVKDDLPTHSGSNLNNVEL